A genomic segment from Castor canadensis chromosome 1, mCasCan1.hap1v2, whole genome shotgun sequence encodes:
- the LOC141420875 gene encoding olfactory receptor 5T9-like gives MERLSSELDVHKIWLKNITEATMFILMGFTDDFDLQVLLFLLFLVIYLFTLIGNLGLVVLVIGESRLHNPMYYFLSVLSFLDACYSTVVTPKMLVNFLADKKSISYYECVAQMLLFVSFGSTESFLLAAMAYDRYVAIYNLLLYSVSMSPRVYVPLIIASYVGGVLHATVHTVATFSLSFCGSNEIRHVFCDIPPLLAISCSDIRINQLLLFYLVGSIEILTILIVLVSYGFILLAIMKMHSAEGRRKVFSTCGSHLTGVSIYHGTILFMYVRPSSSYALEHDMIVSIFYTVVIPMFNPIIYSLRNKDVKEAAQRLVERYCFINKVWI, from the coding sequence ATGGAAAGATTGTCATCAGAGCTGGATGTACACAAGATTTGGTTGAAGAACATAACTGAAGCCACTATGTTTATACTTATGGGCTTCACAGATGATTTTGACCTACaagtcttattatttttattatttcttgtaaTCTATCTTTTCACTTTGATAGGAAATTTGGGGCTGGTTGTTCTTGTCATTGGGGAGTCCCGGCTCCACAACCCTATGTACTATTTTCTGAGTGTTTTATCATTCTTGGATGCATGTTATTCTACAGTTGTCACACCAAAAATGTTGGTCAATTTCCTAGCAGATAAGAAATCCATATCATATTATGAATGTGTAGCACAAATGCTTCTCTTCGTTTCTTTTGGGAGCACAGAATCATTTCTCTTGGCTGCAATGGCATATGACCGCTATGTAGCCATCTACAACCTTCTTCTCTACTCAGTGAGCATGTCACCCAGAGTCTATGTGCCACTCATCATTGCCTCCTATGTTGGTGGCGTTTTACACGCTACTGTACACACAGTGGCCACGTTTAGCCTGTCCTTCTGTGGATCCAATGAAATTAGGCATGTATTCTGTGATATCCCTCCACTACTTGCTATTTCTTGTTCAGACATTCGCATAAACCAGCTTTTACTTTTCTACTTAGTGGGTTCTATTGAAATACTCACTATCCTGATTGTCCTAGTTTCCTATGGTTTTATTCTGTTGGCCATTATGAAGATGCATTCTGCTGAAGGCAGAAGAAAAGTGTTTTCTACATGTGGGTCTCACCTAACTGGAGTGTCTATTTATCATGGAACCATCCTCTTCATGTATGTGAGACCAAGTTCCAGCTATGCCTTAGAGCATGACATGATAGTGTCCATATTTTACACAGTTGTGATTCCTATGTTCAACCCCATTATCTACAGTTTGAGGAACAAAGATGTAAAAGAAGCAGCCCAAAGACTTGTAGAAAggtattgttttataaataaagtatgGATTTAG